The Fusibacter sp. A1 DNA segment CAAAAGCAAAGGCTCTCGATTGCAAGAGCACTTGTCAAAAAACCGAAGATCTTCATCTTCGACGACAGTTTCTCAGCGCTTGATTTCAAGACAGACCGAGCGCTTCGCGCATCGCTTAAGAAGAACACAGGTGAAAGCACGTTGATCATCGTCGCGCAAAGAATATCCACTATCAAGCAGGCTGAGCAGATTCTTGTTATAGACGATGGTGAAATCGTTGGACGTGGAACCCATGGCCAACTGATGGAGACATGCAAAACCTACCAAGAAATCGCTTATTCTCAACTTTCGAAGGAGGAACTCGCATGAGTAAATCAGATGATCGTGCCGTAAACGCCAGAATGAAAGGCTCAGGCGGTGGAGGCGGTCGACATGGTATGAACATGTCGGGTGAAAAAGCCAAAGACTTCAAAGGAACCATCAAACGACTCGTAGAATACCTTCATCCCTATCGGATTCAGTTCATGATCGTATTCATTTTCGCTATGGCTAGCGCGACTTTTGGAATAGCTGGACCAAAACTGCTTGGTAAGGCTACGACTAAGCTGTTTGAAGGCGTCATGGGACAGATGACGGGATCGGGTGTCGGATTCGACTTCGACTATATAGGAATGATCATTCTCACCCTGGTGGGGCTTTATGGACTTAGCGCGCTTTTTAGCTATGTTCAAGGATTCATCATGGCAGGTGTCGCACAAAAGGTCTCCTTCAATATGAGACGAAACATCTCACTGAAGATCAACAAGATGCCCCTAAAATACTTCGATAAGACCAGCCACGGCGAGGTGCTTTCGAGAATAACCAACGATGTGGACACAGTCAGCCAGACACTGAATCAGAGCTTATCACAGATCATCACTTCGGCCACGACTGTCGTGGGTGTCCTGATCATGATGTTTTCAATCAGCTGGATGATGACGATTGTAGCGCTTCTGATCATACCGCTTTCGATGTTCATCGTCATTTTTATCGTAAAGAAATCGCAAAAATTCTTTAAAGAACAACAGAAGTATTTGGGTAATGTCAACGGACATGTCGAAGAGATGCTGAGCTCGCATGTGGTTGTCAAGGCCTTTAACGGCGAAAAGGACAGCGTGGAGAAGTTCAACGGACTCAACGACCAGCTTTACAAATCGGCATGGAAAGCGCAGTTCATGTCGGGTATCATGATGCCTGTGATGAACGTCGTGTCGAACATCGGTTATGTGGGCGTATCCGTTTTGGGTGGTGCCCTTGCGGCGCGCCAGTTGATCGAGGTCGGAGACATTCAAGCCTTTATCCAGTACGTGAGAAACTTCACGCAGCCCCTCACGCAGCTTGCGAACATATCCAACGTCCTTCAGCAGACCGCCGCTGCAGCGGAACGGGTTTTTGAATTCCTCGATGAAAAAGACGAGATCGCAGAAACCACCGATCCCGCACCGCTTGACAGGATTAAGGGTCAGGTGACCTTTGAAAACGTGAGATTCGGTTATGATGAGGAAAAAATCATCATCAAGGACTTCTCGGCAAAGATCGAGCCCGGGCAGAAGGTCGCTATCGTAGGACCCACAGGCGCCGGAAAGACCACAATGGTCAAACTGCTGATGAGGTTTTACGATGTAAGTAGCGGCGCGATCCTACTTGACGGGCACAACATCAAGGACTTTAGACGCGGCGACTTAAGACACCAGTTCGGTATGGTCCTTCAAGATACATGGCTATATAACGGCACTATCATGGAAAATATCCGCTATGGCCGACTTGACGCCACAGACGAAGAGGTGATAGAGGCTGCTAAGGCCGCTCATGTGGACTCGTTTGTGCACAATCTGCCAATGGGGTACAAGATGGTCCTCAACGAGGAGACATCGAATATCTCACAAGGACAGAAACAGCTGATGACAATCGCAAGAGCCATCCTTGCAAATCCTAAGCTTCTGATCCTAGACGAAGCCACAAGCTCTGTGGATACGCGTACCGAGCTGCAGATCCAGCAGGCGATGGATACGCTCATGTCGAACAGGACAAGTTTCATCATCGCACATAGGCTCTCAACAATTAGGAACGCAGATGTTATACTGGTTATGGATGAAGGCGATATCGTCGAACAGGGAACCCATTTGGAGCTTTTAGCCAAACAAGGATTCTATGCGAATCTATATAACAGTCAGTTTGATGTATCCGCTTAGGTAATCGATAAAGGAGTAGCTATGTTTTTAAGATATGTACGAAGTCAACATAAGGAGATGGTCAGCGTGTTCCTAGGTGTCGGTGTAATCGCATCCTTGGTTCAGATCGCTCTCTTTAAAAATCCTCTAATCAGCAGTATCCTCACAAGTTTTGTAGGCATCGGAGTCCTCTTAGGACTATTTCTAACAATAACCTACAGGAACGTGAGACGTGGAATGAAAAAAAGAAACTGCCACTACATGGTCACAAGAACTGGAAAGTTTTCCGGCACCTCAAAGCTGTTTTATTGTAACCTTTACGAAAATCAGCTTAGGTCGGCGGATTCCCATTCCTCTTTTAAGTTCGATATGAATAGGGCGATGATGGCAGGGCTCCATAAAAAGGGCTACTACTACATCAGAGAAGGCAGGACAAATTATTTTGTGTTCACCATCAAGTAAGGAGGCAGGGGATGAAAAAAACGAATGCGATGCGCATACTGGATCAGGCCAAAATCAACTACGACGTTCTGACCTATGAGTTTTCAGATGGAATGATCGATGGGATCGCCGTCGCAGGAAAGATCAACAGGTCAAACGACGAAGTCTTCAAAACCCTTGTCGCCCAAGGAAGCCAATCGTTTTATGTCTTTATTATCCCTGTGCATCATGAGCTGGATTTGAAAAAAGCGGCAACTGCTGCGAGCGAAAAGAAGATACAGCTTATTCCTGTAAAGGACCTGACAAAGCTCACTGGATATGTCAGAGGTGGATGCTCTCCTGTCGGTATGAAAAAGCACTATGCTAGCTTTGTCGATGAAAGCGCACGACTACTGACGTCGATGATCGTCAGCGCGGGACTGAAAGGTCTTCAGATGGAGCTTGCTCCAGAGGATCTTATTCGTATCGCACAGGCGACGTTTGTAAGTCTGGTTTAACGTGTAAACATATTAACAAAACAATTATTTAGCGGGTTGTAAGCGGTTTACAACTCGCTAAGTTCAGTTTGATAAGGAGGTTTTTCTATGAAATACGCATTGCTGCACACCTGTTTGAGAGTCATGGACCTTGAAAAGTCCTTAAGCTTTTATAAGGTGGCGCTCGGATTTAGAGAAACAAACCGCAGGGATTTTCCTGAACATGAGTTCACCTTGGTCTTCCTGAGTGACGAGTCAGGCAACCACGACATAGAACTGACCTACAACTACAATCCGGAAAAACCCTATGTGATCGGAAACGGATTCAGCCACATCGCTGTCGGAACCCCAGACCTTGAAGCGTCCCACCAAAGACATGGGCAGCTCGGATACAAGGTGTCAAAACTCATGGGACTCCCCGGCGAACAACCGAAGTACTACTTTGTCACCGATCCTGACGGGTATGAGATTGAAGTCATCAGAAGAAAATAGACGGATTTTAAAAAAGCGGAGGAAGAGATGAAAAAGGCGATCGTAGTGGTAAGTTTCGGTACGAGTTATCCGGATACCCTTAAGAAATGCATTGAGAATATTGAACAGAAGATCACGTATAGATATTCAGACTACCGTCTTGTAAGAGCCTTTACATCGAGGATGATCGTTAAAAAAATTAGTGAACGGGACGGAATCCAGATACCCAACACACAGCAGGCGCTTAGCATGCTGATCGAAGAGGGTTACGAGGAGATTATCGTCCAACCCCTTCACGTGATCCCTGGTTTTGAGTATGAGAAAGTGAAAAGAGCTGTCGCTGTCGCAAGCCACAACAAATCGGTCGCGATAAGACTGGGTACCCCACTTCTGAACCATCATCAGGACTATCTGGATGTGATAGACGCCTTACTTATGCAGCTGCCCTCAGAAAGAGAACGTCACGGTGTGCTGCTCATGGGCCACGGAACGCACCATCATGCAAATGCGTGCTATGTGATGCTGGAGAGGCTCATCAGAGAAAGAAGAAAAGATGTATGGATCGCCAATGTCGAAGGATATCCTGAACTAACGGATGTCATGGATGAAGTGAAAAATAACTGCGACTCGGTGACGGTGACTCCCTTCATGCTTGTCGCTGGGGACCATGCAAGAAACGATATGGCCGGCGACGATGAGGATTCGTTCAAGTCACAGCTTGAATCCGCCGGCATACAGGTTAAGTGCATGCTTGTGGGACTAGGTGAGAACGAAGCTGTCGGTGATATCTTTGTAAATAAGATCAAAGCGCTGCTTTAAAAGTAAGACATGCGGTCAACCGCAAAAAAAGCTATGACGGCTAAGCCGTCATAGCTTTTTTCAGTTAGACCATAAAGAACTCGATGATTGTCAGGCTTGTAAATCTCATTTTTCCTATCTGGAACTTGAGGAAGTACTTGGCACCTGAAAGGTAGCCTATGAAGTGGGTAAGTTCCTCCTCGGTGCCATCCATTTCGCCGTAGATGATTCTTTCATAGACCCGCACCAGTTTTTCGAGGGTGTATTCATGAATCGGCAACAGGCCGTTGTCCACACGATGCGCATACTCTCTTGGGGTTTCAGAATCTTTACGCTGAAACTCGAAGTGAGCGTAGTACATCTGTATGATTTTAAAGTAACAGATGATTTTTTCATTCACGGTCATTTTTCGTAGATGGTACTTGTGTCTATACAGTACGTAGAGCACCGCGCCGACGACAGACAGGAATGCCATAATCAAGATGGCGTTTGTGTATTCAGACTTCCAGACGAACTCTGGTGAAGACTCCTGCTCGTCAAGCAGTGCCAGCTCTTCCTCTATCTCTTCTTGTGTCTTTGCATCGACACTGTTGTCTGTATAGGTGTAGTTCCTACCCGGTGTCGGTTCTAGGAGTAGCCAGCCCACTTCAGGGAAATAGGCTTCGACCCATGTATGCGCATTGGAGTCATAGACCGTCTGATAACCGTCGTCTGTAAATTCCTCTCCTAGTGAGGGAGGCATGTCAAAATCGTCCATATTGACGGGTTCGATATAGTAACCCGTGGCGTATCTTGCTGGGATGTCGATGCTTCTAAGCATCAGAATCATCGCCGAGCTGAACTGCTGACAGAAACCTTCCTTACTCTCAAATAGGAAGAAGAGGATAGGGTCGGTGTCTTCAGTCACAGCCGGAGGAAGGTCGTTATAGGTGTAGTTCGCCCTAAGATAGGCTTCGATGGCGAGCGCCTTATTGTACTTTCCGTCGACATCCTTTGTTATCTGTTCCGCCAGCGACCTGATCCGATCAAGTTCTTCGGGAAGCGAGCTGTTTGCAGTGATCACCTCAATAGGAATCTGCCTATTGGCATATCTGTTTACAAAATCCCTGAAGGTGGCGTAGCCATACCTAGGTGAGATCGCATCAAAGGTGTACTCGTATGCTTCAGGTAGCTTCTCGTCGGTGAAGTAGGTATTTCGGATCCTATCATACCTGATGGCAAGATCGCCGCTGAAATTGGTCGAATGATTGCCATAGGCGCTTGAGAAGAGCACGTTGGTCTTAATGGCATCCAGCTTTATGCCGACTTCCTCGAGGACATAATAGTCCTTGAAGCTGAGGGGATCGATATAGATGCTGTCGGTGATGTTGGCAAGAGCCCCAGAAACAGCTTGCGAATCCTTGAGCCAGATGCCGTTTGAATAGATTTCGAACGTATCCGCCTTCAAATAGCTGAGAAACTCATGTTTGATCCTGAGTACGGGAATATTGTTGTGCTCGAATGTCGGTTGAATTTCGAAGGTCTCTCTGATGAACTGATCGATACCTTCCCTTCCGCCCATGTGCACAGGTCCTGAGTTTACGCCGCCCCCCGCTCCCTTACCCGTTTTTACAAAGGGAGAAGGATTGATCGAATAGCCGAACTGAGCGAACTGCACGATGATGACAGCGAAGATGACCACTGTCGTGACGATCGGCATGAAGGGCTTTGTATAGGATATTCTCGTTTTGTAAAAATGGTAGAAGTAGTTTCCTATCGATGCCAGCGCCACAAGGTAGAATCCATAGCCGGCAAGCTTTGAATCCAGCGAATACGATAAGAAACCGATCACTGAGAAGCCTACGATAAAACCGACGAGGTATCCAAAATGGATGTTTTTGGTGTAAAACAGGCCATGCAGGACCATGCTGATTAAAAATGCTATAAGTACGATAATTACGGTCTCGTGCAAGCCGCTGATGGTGATGGTAGGTTCTACAACCGAGATGACATAGACACTTAAAAAGTCTTTGACAGAATCGACAATGCCACCCAATCGTTCTTGCCTGTGCATGAGATATGCGGCAAAAGCGATACTCGCCATCATCAGCGTGAAGCTGACTGCGAAAACCTGTTTTGTTTTGAACATGAACCTTTCTACGACATAGGTACCGCTTGCGAGCAGCACGATGGCGTAAAGGGGTGTAGCGTATCCGAGCATTCCGGAGATCATCAGTGTGAGCCCGAGTGTGAACATCCACAATAACATCAGACCACCTCCAATCTGCAAAGATCGTCTTCGAAGATAGGGTGATAGACATGGACGCCCGCGTCTAAAAGTTCATAAAGCTGATGCTTGTCGATTGGGTCCTTCATGGATTCGAGTATGCGCTTTGGCAGTTGGCTGATCATCACGTTGACCTCGTAACCGTCGCGTGAACATTTTCGCAAGGTATCTGTCAGTTCACTGGTCAGGGTGGATGTGAACAGCACGATCATAGCCTTATTGGCATGATCTCCTGTTTCAGTTCGTATCGACCTTAGGGTTTTTTCATTGACGTTTTCAAAAGTCATATTGGCGAGCACATCGAAAAAGAGGCCGAACTCGTTTGGTGTGGCGCCTTTGATGTGCTTGTCCTGACTTTGGTGCCAATACATATCGGTTGCAATGCTGTTGTCTAAAAAGTGTTTTGAAAGTGCGACGGCACTTTCGATGATATGGTCCTGGATGACGATGTTCAGGGCGCTGTCAAGGCTCATGAGATGGTTGTTGACAAAGAGCTTGACGTGATGATTGACATTGCCTTCATAGTCCTTGGTCATCCACTCGTCTTTTTTAGCGCTCAGTTTCCAATGGATCTTGCTGAGGGAATCACCCGAAACATAAGGTCGAACTTCAGAAAAATTGCTTTTATCAAGTTTGTCGAAGCTCAGGACGCTCTCACTCGATTCGCTGATGGACTGCTTGATGCTTGATCGTTTGAACTCGTGTATCTTCGGATATACGGTGATGTGATGTGTTTCTATACTCTTGAAGTTCCTTTCGAACAATCCGAAAAAGCCCCTTATGTTCACACTGTCCAGCCCGATGTGGTAGGTTCCGCGATACCTGCATTCCAGTGTCTGAAAAATACTGTCTCCTTTGAAGGGATAGAGTATTCTCGGTTCCTTATCGAAGGTGTTGCCCTTGAAAAGAAGGTCGCTCCCCGTATAATTGACGGTTAGCGGCACATAAAGAAGCGGGGTGATGTTCGCAAGCTCTATGG contains these protein-coding regions:
- a CDS encoding VOC family protein produces the protein MKYALLHTCLRVMDLEKSLSFYKVALGFRETNRRDFPEHEFTLVFLSDESGNHDIELTYNYNPEKPYVIGNGFSHIAVGTPDLEASHQRHGQLGYKVSKLMGLPGEQPKYYFVTDPDGYEIEVIRRK
- the ybaK gene encoding Cys-tRNA(Pro) deacylase, with the protein product MKKTNAMRILDQAKINYDVLTYEFSDGMIDGIAVAGKINRSNDEVFKTLVAQGSQSFYVFIIPVHHELDLKKAATAASEKKIQLIPVKDLTKLTGYVRGGCSPVGMKKHYASFVDESARLLTSMIVSAGLKGLQMELAPEDLIRIAQATFVSLV
- a CDS encoding ABC transporter ATP-binding protein, with the translated sequence MSKSDDRAVNARMKGSGGGGGRHGMNMSGEKAKDFKGTIKRLVEYLHPYRIQFMIVFIFAMASATFGIAGPKLLGKATTKLFEGVMGQMTGSGVGFDFDYIGMIILTLVGLYGLSALFSYVQGFIMAGVAQKVSFNMRRNISLKINKMPLKYFDKTSHGEVLSRITNDVDTVSQTLNQSLSQIITSATTVVGVLIMMFSISWMMTIVALLIIPLSMFIVIFIVKKSQKFFKEQQKYLGNVNGHVEEMLSSHVVVKAFNGEKDSVEKFNGLNDQLYKSAWKAQFMSGIMMPVMNVVSNIGYVGVSVLGGALAARQLIEVGDIQAFIQYVRNFTQPLTQLANISNVLQQTAAAAERVFEFLDEKDEIAETTDPAPLDRIKGQVTFENVRFGYDEEKIIIKDFSAKIEPGQKVAIVGPTGAGKTTMVKLLMRFYDVSSGAILLDGHNIKDFRRGDLRHQFGMVLQDTWLYNGTIMENIRYGRLDATDEEVIEAAKAAHVDSFVHNLPMGYKMVLNEETSNISQGQKQLMTIARAILANPKLLILDEATSSVDTRTELQIQQAMDTLMSNRTSFIIAHRLSTIRNADVILVMDEGDIVEQGTHLELLAKQGFYANLYNSQFDVSA
- a CDS encoding sirohydrochlorin cobaltochelatase, which produces MKKAIVVVSFGTSYPDTLKKCIENIEQKITYRYSDYRLVRAFTSRMIVKKISERDGIQIPNTQQALSMLIEEGYEEIIVQPLHVIPGFEYEKVKRAVAVASHNKSVAIRLGTPLLNHHQDYLDVIDALLMQLPSERERHGVLLMGHGTHHHANACYVMLERLIRERRKDVWIANVEGYPELTDVMDEVKNNCDSVTVTPFMLVAGDHARNDMAGDDEDSFKSQLESAGIQVKCMLVGLGENEAVGDIFVNKIKALL
- a CDS encoding transglutaminase domain-containing protein, with the translated sequence MLLWMFTLGLTLMISGMLGYATPLYAIVLLASGTYVVERFMFKTKQVFAVSFTLMMASIAFAAYLMHRQERLGGIVDSVKDFLSVYVISVVEPTITISGLHETVIIVLIAFLISMVLHGLFYTKNIHFGYLVGFIVGFSVIGFLSYSLDSKLAGYGFYLVALASIGNYFYHFYKTRISYTKPFMPIVTTVVIFAVIIVQFAQFGYSINPSPFVKTGKGAGGGVNSGPVHMGGREGIDQFIRETFEIQPTFEHNNIPVLRIKHEFLSYLKADTFEIYSNGIWLKDSQAVSGALANITDSIYIDPLSFKDYYVLEEVGIKLDAIKTNVLFSSAYGNHSTNFSGDLAIRYDRIRNTYFTDEKLPEAYEYTFDAISPRYGYATFRDFVNRYANRQIPIEVITANSSLPEELDRIRSLAEQITKDVDGKYNKALAIEAYLRANYTYNDLPPAVTEDTDPILFFLFESKEGFCQQFSSAMILMLRSIDIPARYATGYYIEPVNMDDFDMPPSLGEEFTDDGYQTVYDSNAHTWVEAYFPEVGWLLLEPTPGRNYTYTDNSVDAKTQEEIEEELALLDEQESSPEFVWKSEYTNAILIMAFLSVVGAVLYVLYRHKYHLRKMTVNEKIICYFKIIQMYYAHFEFQRKDSETPREYAHRVDNGLLPIHEYTLEKLVRVYERIIYGEMDGTEEELTHFIGYLSGAKYFLKFQIGKMRFTSLTIIEFFMV
- a CDS encoding DUF58 domain-containing protein, with protein sequence MTKNRLAYLASLVLTFALAYYRAGFISTMLFYMVVLLPIAEGLMVIITASSFRLSHDIDKKKVNKGEAIHYSIELANITPLLYVPLTVNYTGSDLLFKGNTFDKEPRILYPFKGDSIFQTLECRYRGTYHIGLDSVNIRGFFGLFERNFKSIETHHITVYPKIHEFKRSSIKQSISESSESVLSFDKLDKSNFSEVRPYVSGDSLSKIHWKLSAKKDEWMTKDYEGNVNHHVKLFVNNHLMSLDSALNIVIQDHIIESAVALSKHFLDNSIATDMYWHQSQDKHIKGATPNEFGLFFDVLANMTFENVNEKTLRSIRTETGDHANKAMIVLFTSTLTSELTDTLRKCSRDGYEVNVMISQLPKRILESMKDPIDKHQLYELLDAGVHVYHPIFEDDLCRLEVV